Genomic window (Sediminispirochaeta smaragdinae DSM 11293):
GCTGTTTATAAGAAAACTGATCGGGATGATTGCGGATATACTGAAGCAGCTCATCCCAGTCGACACCATCGACGGTGAACGACAAGGTGTGTGGCTGAATGTCCTCCCGGCTGACGCATGCCATTTCGCAGTCGGCATGGGCCGAGACATAACCTTCGCCGGTGCAGTCGATTACGATCTTTCCTTTTATCTCGTTTCTGCCGTTGGCATTTTCAACGACTATGCCGGTAACGGTATCTTTCTCTTTCGTTACGCCGACGACGAGGGTATCCAAGAGGAGTTCGGCTTTCTCATCTTCGAGCATTTCGAAGATGAGCATGGTCCACCAGTCCGGATCTACATAGGAAAATGTGTAACCGGCTTTTTCGCGGAAAGGATACCGTAAATGGGGCAGAGCATGACCGGATTTTAAAAGCCGCTGAAAGGTTTCTTCCACGATGCCGCCAACGTCCCGTTTCCCTTGAGGATTGAAGAGTCGGGCATAGGCGAATCCCGGAGGGCCGGAGGTGCTCATCTGCCCGCCCAACGCTCCAAGACGTTCCACGAGCAGAGTCTTCGCTCCGTTTCTCGCCGCTGAAATTGCGGCGGATACGCCGGAGGTCCCCCCCCCGCACACAATGACGTCGTATACCGTATTATAGCTCATTCTTTCTTTTCTCCTTTTATCGTCGTATGTTATTTCCGGAATTCTTCGATGCTCTTGGCCGGTTTGCCATTGGCAAGCACAACCGGCTCAACGCAGCCTTCGCTGTGAAGCGCCCAGGGAAGGATTACCGCGGAATGTCCGCCACGTCCGCCGATAACAACTACCTCCACATCCTCTGGAAATCGGGTCACAGGCATGGGGTGGCGGTGTTCAAAGCCTTCCGGACGAACCGGGACCAAGCCGCGATCCCGTACCATGGGAACCTCATGGTACGCGTAGGTGTGAATATGCTCCTGAATCATTCTTTTCGTGTACCCGGACTTTTTCAGCATCATGCCGTGGTCCGGCGTCAAGCAGACAATAAGCGGGCCAGGGATATAGGCGTTATTGGAGCCGAGGGTCGTGCAGCAATGGGTGATCGTATCGAGCAGATCATGGCCGTCAAGGCTTAAGAAATCGATAATGTCGTGGATCGGTTCGGCCTTGAGCATATAAACCGTTGTGGTCTTGGAGTCGTACCGCTCCTCATTTATCATGTTCCACTGTGCGAGTTCCGGCTCTTCCGCGAAACAGTAGGTAAACTCGGCCTGAGACGCGAGACAGTCAAGATCGCAGACGCCGGGAACAGAACGGCAGATGTTCATGATCACGAGATTCACGGCGCGTCCGATCGTCGCATTCATCGGATATCCGGGGCCAAGGCAACCCTGTTTTCCGGATATTCCGATTTCCTGCGCGATGGGGCCGCTGACAAGGACGAGGTTGCCTCCCGGATGAGAAGTTGTGACCGATTGGAGGAGGTTGTACTTCGGACTGTTCAGGGCCTTAAACGCCGCGACAAGAACAGGCATCGCCTTCGGCGTACAACCGGCCATGACGGCGGCGACGGCCACATCCTTGACGGTTATGTTTTTCCCGGTGGGACCTACTTGTTCACACAGAACAAGATTTTCGTCAAAGGGACAGTAACTCATCATATTGTCGTATCGGCGCCGGGTCGGAGGAATTATCGGCAGTCCGTCGCTTATATGTTCCGCATTGAAATATTCGTTGATCTCCTCCATATAGGCTCCCGGCTCGAGCAGGCGGCTTTCGTCAACATCAATATTTTGCGTGATCGGCAACAGGCCGTCCTGTGCCGGAGGCACTAAGTCCATTTTGAAATCTATGTGTGCAGTCTTTTCGAGTTTCTCGCCCTGGGCAGTTAGGGAGTCGACAATATAATCCCACTTGAGGTCGACTTGTTCACGAACTTCATCCACCGTACTCGCCTGATAAATGTCCAGAGAACAGAGGCAGAGATGTCCGGCTCGGTAGACTCCTACTCCTTCGGTGATGGCAGATCCCGGAGGGGCGGTCATGTAGACCGTCGGAATCCCCAGTTTTTCGAGAGCGATTGCTACCACGGTCGTCGCCGCGGAGGTCCCCATATCGCCGAAGGCAACGATAGCCGCTGAGGGTTTTTCCTTTGCAAGCATGGCCGCGTATTCGTTGAGTTTTTTGGTATTTTTTCCGCGGACGGTTTCAACGTAGTCGATGAACTTCGATATGCCGAGCTCCGTCAGCCGTTCTTTGATACGTACGAATACCTCGCCATAATTGCAGAAAGAAAGTTTTGTATTATTATAAAATAAAATTTTTCCTTTTTTTAAATCATCAAGGGATACCCTCGGCGCCAGCTTTAATATCGGACGTTCTTGGAAACCGCGGGGGTCCAATAAAGAATATAATTTTTTAGACATGCAAGTTCTCCTTCTCATTCCCTGATAAAAATATTGTGATAATTACTGTAAAGGGTGAATTTCAAATCAGCAATTCAGATTTGCCTTTGATTTATTCTTGAAATGAATAAATAGAATCGGAGTTTTTTTCCGTCTTTATGTAGCAATTAATTTCTTGTAGAATTTTTATCGTCTGTGATGGATCGATTAAAACGCAAACCGGTTGTGCGGATATCGGGAGGAAAAAACGTTCTTGATCTTTAACAGAGGCCCGGAAGTCTTCCCCCGGAGCTGCTTTTTTTGGGGCTCCAGGGAAAACATCCGTAATCGCTTATTACATCTATGCTCGCTCTTTTCTTCGTAATGGCGGAATAGGTACCGGATTCGTTAGACGCTCAAGATCCGATGCATGCAATTGAAAGTGGGAGTTTCTTTCCGACATATTAATAATTTCCGATTCTTCCGAAGACCTCCATACATAGTTGCAGCTTAGGCAATAATAGACCTCCCATGCCCCGCTTCCGTCGGGGGCGTCCGCAATTTTTGTAGCCTGATCTTGTGCACACCGTACGCATTTCATACAATTATCCTCTCTTCACTTCTTCCCACAGGGCTGCGAGTTTCTTTTCTATTTTTTCGGTGCAGGGCGGATCCTCAATCATCGTAACATCGCGGAGCGTATCCGGATACTTCGGCGTAGTCGCGTCGATGATCAGTTTTTGTCCGACCCCCGGCGGATTAGAACAGGGATCGAGGGGCATCCCCGGAGTATTAGCAATTATGGTAACATCCTTATCCGCACGCACGCGGGCGGATAGCGCCCACATAACCTGCGTAAGATTGAAAGGATCGATATCGCCGTCAACCACGATGATATTCTTTGCATATGATATGCCGTGAGGTGTCGTAGCCAAACGCATCGCGACCGTTTTAGCGAAGCCGGCGAACCGCAGGTCGGTTGAGATGATTATGGAAAGCCCATGCTGATAAATGGCGTTTACGCTGCGGACTTCCGGAAATTCCGACTGTAATTGTTTATACAGCGGAACCGAAGTCCACAGACCGATCAACGTATCGTGTTCCGTCCACGGACGGCCGATGAACAAGTTTTCGAAAATAGGATTCTTTCGATGGGTTACACGGCGTATTTTTATTCGTATCTGATCTCTAACTCCCGAATAACTTCCCGGGAATTCGCCGAAAGGTCCTTCGCAAAATCGTTTACGAGGTATAACCTCCCCTTCCAATACGTACTCTGCCCAGGCCGGAATGTTCAACCGATACCCTATTGCAGGTGTCACTTCAAAAGGCGTGCCGGTAATTACGGAGGCGGTTTTATATTCGGACTGATCGTAGGCCAGCGGGGTTGCGGCCATGGTGGAAAGGAGGGGCGGGTTGCCAACGCAGATTGCGACCGGTAACGGTTCGTTCCGCTCTTCCGCCGTTTTCAGATGTCGCGCCAGATCATGAAAGGCAAGGGCCTGCATTCCTACGGTATCCGCCCCCTGGATCATGACCCGGTACATCCCTACATTTTCCTTTTCGATATTATCGGGATCGTCGGGGTCACGGGAGATTATGCATGCCTTGGATAAATAGAAGCCGCCGTCGTACTGATTGATTCTGAACAAAGGCATAATCTTGTACAGATTAATATCCTTGTCTACCACGACTTCCTGGCAGGCGGCGTTCGAAACAGTTTTGATTGTTCCCTTCTTAGCCGTATTCCATAGTTCATCGACACGGAAAAATTGATCGCGAATACTTGCGGACTTTTCCATCCCCAGTAGCAGGGCATGGTTGGCCCAGGAACCGTGAACATTTCCTGCAACCTGATACCCTTTATATCCGGCAATATTGTTCAGCAGTATCGCCGGACCGGCGTCCCCCATATTGGCGGCGGCTCGTAAATAGGTTCGTATTCCGGGTTCGGGAATGGTCTTTTCGCGCACTTCAATCAACTGCTGGTTGCGTTTCAGATCTTCCAGATAATCCCGTAAACTCTGATGTAGCATTTTTCCCCTCTGTGTGATTTTTGCATCAACCTTACGGTCTCTCCTCGAAATAAGCAATTCAGATGTAGGCACACATATATTCCATAAATGAATACATTGTCCGCATGTCACGGTATTTATTCAGCTATGGAATATAACTTGTTCAAAATCGGAATTGCTTGTTTAAAAAAACTGAGCTTACAATGTCCAAGTGCCGCAAGTGATGCGATATCGATCCCCCCCCTACCTGCAAGAGTGGACCGGCTTCATGATTGATATCGAATATCGTTACCCCAAATAAACAAAGGAGAGGGAAATGAGAAATCGAAAGTTTCAATGTATGCTTTGTGCTGCAGCCTTGATTTTCTTGAATGTATTTGCTTTTTCGGAAGGATCGAAAGAAGGTGATTCAGGACAAGCGAAAGACGGAACCTATATGCTCGAGATCTATACCTTCCAAAACGGTACATCAAC
Coding sequences:
- a CDS encoding UGSC family (seleno)protein — its product is MSKKLYSLLDPRGFQERPILKLAPRVSLDDLKKGKILFYNNTKLSFCNYGEVFVRIKERLTELGISKFIDYVETVRGKNTKKLNEYAAMLAKEKPSAAIVAFGDMGTSAATTVVAIALEKLGIPTVYMTAPPGSAITEGVGVYRAGHLCLCSLDIYQASTVDEVREQVDLKWDYIVDSLTAQGEKLEKTAHIDFKMDLVPPAQDGLLPITQNIDVDESRLLEPGAYMEEINEYFNAEHISDGLPIIPPTRRRYDNMMSYCPFDENLVLCEQVGPTGKNITVKDVAVAAVMAGCTPKAMPVLVAAFKALNSPKYNLLQSVTTSHPGGNLVLVSGPIAQEIGISGKQGCLGPGYPMNATIGRAVNLVIMNICRSVPGVCDLDCLASQAEFTYCFAEEPELAQWNMINEERYDSKTTTVYMLKAEPIHDIIDFLSLDGHDLLDTITHCCTTLGSNNAYIPGPLIVCLTPDHGMMLKKSGYTKRMIQEHIHTYAYHEVPMVRDRGLVPVRPEGFEHRHPMPVTRFPEDVEVVVIGGRGGHSAVILPWALHSEGCVEPVVLANGKPAKSIEEFRK
- a CDS encoding non-oxidative hydroxyarylic acid decarboxylases subunit C, which gives rise to MLHQSLRDYLEDLKRNQQLIEVREKTIPEPGIRTYLRAAANMGDAGPAILLNNIAGYKGYQVAGNVHGSWANHALLLGMEKSASIRDQFFRVDELWNTAKKGTIKTVSNAACQEVVVDKDINLYKIMPLFRINQYDGGFYLSKACIISRDPDDPDNIEKENVGMYRVMIQGADTVGMQALAFHDLARHLKTAEERNEPLPVAICVGNPPLLSTMAATPLAYDQSEYKTASVITGTPFEVTPAIGYRLNIPAWAEYVLEGEVIPRKRFCEGPFGEFPGSYSGVRDQIRIKIRRVTHRKNPIFENLFIGRPWTEHDTLIGLWTSVPLYKQLQSEFPEVRSVNAIYQHGLSIIISTDLRFAGFAKTVAMRLATTPHGISYAKNIIVVDGDIDPFNLTQVMWALSARVRADKDVTIIANTPGMPLDPCSNPPGVGQKLIIDATTPKYPDTLRDVTMIEDPPCTEKIEKKLAALWEEVKRG
- a CDS encoding non-oxidative hydroxyarylic acid decarboxylases subunit D; amino-acid sequence: MKCVRCAQDQATKIADAPDGSGAWEVYYCLSCNYVWRSSEESEIINMSERNSHFQLHASDLERLTNPVPIPPLRRKERA